One Megamonas hypermegale genomic window carries:
- a CDS encoding SMR family transporter — protein sequence MTDGILGTILIICSVCFDVLANIFLKKSHGFKRKLYGIAAIGCVGIAFLFLAKAITVMDLSIAYSLFGAFGLLLTTFVDKTFFHLKITSLGVAGIITMISGIILIKMI from the coding sequence ATGACTGACGGTATTCTCGGCACAATCCTCATAATCTGTTCTGTCTGCTTTGATGTGCTTGCCAATATTTTTCTAAAAAAATCGCATGGTTTCAAACGCAAATTATACGGTATAGCAGCAATAGGCTGCGTCGGCATCGCTTTTTTATTTCTAGCCAAAGCCATCACTGTTATGGATTTAAGCATAGCCTATTCGCTTTTCGGCGCATTCGGACTGCTGCTTACCACCTTTGTCGACAAAACATTTTTTCACTTAAAAATAACGTCGCTGGGCGTCGCCGGCATAATTACGATGATTTCCGGCATAATATTAATAAAAATGATTTGA
- a CDS encoding DMT family transporter — protein sequence MAKTTAWYMLFLAIALEVTGTSTMKFFATHGRMEGYVFMLIFIGLSYFALSKAVIRIPISVAYATWEGVGLIGTAFVAWFVFNENMPPLKILAFAVILSGLLMIKKGTHTAGGDKND from the coding sequence ATGGCTAAGACAACTGCATGGTATATGCTGTTTCTGGCGATTGCCTTAGAAGTAACAGGAACATCCACGATGAAATTTTTCGCCACGCATGGACGAATGGAAGGTTATGTTTTCATGCTCATATTCATCGGTCTGTCCTATTTTGCTTTGAGCAAGGCCGTCATTAGAATTCCCATCAGCGTAGCCTACGCCACCTGGGAAGGTGTCGGTCTAATCGGAACGGCGTTTGTCGCCTGGTTTGTTTTCAACGAGAATATGCCGCCGCTGAAAATTTTAGCCTTTGCCGTTATTCTAAGCGGTCTTTTAATGATAAAAAAAGGCACGCATACTGCCGGAGGTGATAAAAATGACTGA
- a CDS encoding segregation and condensation protein A, whose translation MQKEQYKVHLKSFEGPLDLLLHLIEKNRIDIYDIPIALLTEQYMDYLNTFKKFNIEIASEFLVMAATLLQIKSKILLPDTKIETDTTEEDEIDPRQELVERLLEYRRYKEISSILSDMAEEAGQRYFRKSTLPEPKHLPPVGLDVKLLWQAFQNVLEGQLEHTPIVANVAREQYTIEDKIVYLLALLKENNGNICFNSVFTTKTSKAELITTFLAMLELIKIKRITVYQTGLFSPIYLKINDTDDTIQENISQNK comes from the coding sequence ATGCAAAAAGAACAATATAAAGTACATCTTAAAAGTTTTGAAGGACCACTCGATTTACTCCTACATTTAATCGAAAAAAATCGCATCGATATTTATGATATCCCAATCGCTCTATTAACAGAGCAATACATGGATTATTTAAACACATTCAAGAAATTCAATATTGAAATTGCCAGTGAATTTCTCGTAATGGCTGCGACTTTATTACAGATTAAATCAAAGATTTTATTACCTGATACAAAGATAGAAACGGATACAACAGAAGAAGATGAAATCGACCCTCGTCAAGAATTAGTGGAACGACTTTTGGAATATCGCCGCTACAAAGAAATCAGTAGCATATTAAGCGATATGGCAGAAGAAGCAGGACAGAGATATTTCCGCAAATCTACGCTGCCTGAACCAAAACATCTGCCACCGGTCGGTCTTGATGTAAAACTTCTCTGGCAAGCTTTTCAAAATGTACTAGAAGGACAACTTGAACATACGCCAATCGTTGCCAATGTAGCGCGCGAACAATACACTATAGAAGATAAAATCGTATATTTGCTCGCACTATTAAAAGAAAATAACGGCAACATCTGCTTTAATTCGGTATTTACAACGAAGACATCAAAAGCAGAATTAATCACGACATTTTTGGCAATGCTCGAGCTTATAAAAATTAAACGCATAACAGTTTATCAAACAGGGTTATTTTCCCCGATTTATTTAAAAATCAATGATACTGATGATACTATACAAGAAAATATTTCCCAGAATAAATAA
- a CDS encoding site-2 protease family protein, whose translation MFGFGPDMIYAIPGLLIAMTVHEWAHAKVADNLGDYTPRMQGRLTLNPISHIDPIGLIMLFFAQIGWAKPVPINPNNFSNYRNGMMQVSLAGPLSNLIVALVATVLFALTFKYNMSAHWLTAILQLIIIYNVNFAIFNLVPIPPLDGSKVLLSLLPGEMAYKYETSIIARYSFILLILLVFTGILGFIIRPISGLIISFLNIIVSLIV comes from the coding sequence ATGTTTGGTTTCGGTCCCGATATGATTTATGCTATACCAGGACTTTTAATTGCAATGACAGTACACGAATGGGCACATGCTAAGGTTGCGGATAATCTTGGCGACTATACGCCTCGCATGCAAGGACGTTTGACACTCAACCCAATATCACATATTGACCCAATTGGATTGATTATGCTGTTTTTCGCTCAAATCGGCTGGGCAAAACCTGTGCCGATTAACCCTAATAATTTCTCTAATTATCGTAATGGTATGATGCAGGTCTCACTAGCTGGCCCACTTTCTAATTTGATTGTTGCCCTGGTTGCAACTGTCTTATTTGCACTCACTTTTAAATACAATATGTCTGCACATTGGCTCACAGCCATTTTGCAACTTATTATTATTTACAATGTCAATTTTGCTATTTTCAATTTAGTGCCAATCCCACCACTTGATGGTTCTAAGGTCTTGCTTTCACTTTTGCCAGGCGAAATGGCATATAAATATGAAACATCTATAATTGCTAGATACAGTTTTATTTTGCTTATTCTGCTCGTATTTACTGGCATTTTAGGCTTCATCATTCGTCCGATTAGCGGACTTATCATCAGCTTTTTAAATATAATCGTATCTCTCATCGTTTAA
- a CDS encoding NUDIX domain-containing protein codes for MYEDLIEEKISSEDIFDGVLLHVKRDYVKLPNGNKAVREWIKHQGASAVIPLLPNGNIIMVRQYRYPIGKVTLEIPAGKLDSIDEDPLVCAKRELSEETGYSAEKYTLLHKLATTVGFSNEWIYIYLADGLTKGKQHTDDDEFINLVEIPLSEAVELVNKGEIYDAKTVTAILMVNNLQNNK; via the coding sequence ATGTACGAAGATTTAATTGAAGAAAAAATTTCTTCAGAAGATATTTTTGACGGAGTTTTGCTCCATGTAAAACGCGATTATGTAAAATTACCGAATGGCAACAAAGCTGTACGTGAATGGATTAAACATCAAGGTGCTTCCGCTGTAATTCCACTTCTTCCTAATGGCAATATCATCATGGTTCGTCAATATCGTTATCCAATCGGCAAAGTAACTTTAGAAATTCCAGCAGGCAAACTCGATAGCATAGATGAAGACCCATTGGTTTGTGCTAAACGTGAATTATCTGAAGAAACTGGTTACAGCGCTGAAAAATACACTTTACTTCATAAATTAGCTACAACAGTTGGTTTTTCTAACGAATGGATTTACATTTATTTAGCTGATGGCTTAACAAAAGGCAAACAACATACAGATGATGACGAATTTATTAATTTAGTAGAAATTCCATTGAGTGAAGCTGTTGAACTCGTCAATAAAGGTGAAATTTATGACGCAAAAACCGTGACAGCTATTTTAATGGTAAATAATTTACAAAACAATAAATAA
- the eno gene encoding phosphopyruvate hydratase, whose amino-acid sequence MIFNKTKIEKVIGREIIDSRGNPTVEAEVILADGTVGRGCAPSGASTGEFEALELRDGDKNRFLGKGVTKAVENINTIINDAVVGLDATDIYAVDNAMIKADGTKDKSKLGANAILAVSIASAQAAAKSLGIPLYRFFGGISGNRLPVPMMNILNGGAHATNTVDIQEFMIMPAGAPSFKEALRWCTEVFHALQKLLKTRGLATSVGDEGGFAPNLASDEETIEVILEAIEKAGYTPGKDFMIAIDAAASEWKGSQKGEYVLPKAGKKFTTDELIAHWKNLVEKYPIVSLEDGLDEEDWEGWKKLTAAIGDKVQLVGDDLFVTNTERLARGIKEGCGNSILIKLNQIGSISETLEAIKMAHKAGYTAVTSHRSGETEDTTIADLAVALNTCQIKTGAPSRSERVAKYNQLLRIEEALGEAAVYPGFGAYNQKH is encoded by the coding sequence ATGATTTTTAATAAAACAAAAATAGAAAAAGTTATTGGTAGAGAAATCATTGATTCTCGTGGCAATCCAACAGTGGAAGCTGAAGTTATTTTAGCTGATGGAACAGTGGGCAGAGGTTGTGCTCCTAGTGGTGCTTCTACTGGAGAATTTGAAGCTTTAGAATTGCGTGATGGCGATAAAAATCGTTTTCTTGGTAAAGGTGTTACAAAAGCTGTGGAAAATATCAACACAATCATCAATGATGCTGTTGTAGGATTAGATGCTACTGATATTTACGCCGTTGATAATGCTATGATTAAAGCTGATGGCACGAAAGATAAATCTAAATTAGGTGCAAATGCTATTTTAGCTGTTTCCATTGCCAGCGCTCAAGCGGCTGCAAAATCATTGGGTATTCCTTTATATCGCTTCTTTGGTGGTATTTCTGGCAATAGATTGCCAGTGCCGATGATGAATATTTTAAATGGCGGCGCTCATGCTACAAATACAGTGGATATTCAAGAATTCATGATTATGCCTGCAGGTGCGCCAAGCTTTAAAGAAGCGCTTCGTTGGTGCACAGAAGTGTTCCATGCTTTACAAAAATTGTTAAAGACAAGAGGTCTTGCAACTTCTGTGGGTGATGAAGGTGGTTTTGCACCGAACCTTGCTAGTGATGAAGAAACAATCGAAGTGATTTTAGAAGCTATAGAAAAAGCAGGATATACACCGGGTAAAGATTTCATGATAGCAATTGATGCTGCGGCTAGTGAATGGAAAGGCAGTCAAAAAGGTGAATACGTATTGCCGAAAGCTGGCAAGAAATTTACAACTGATGAACTGATTGCTCATTGGAAAAACTTAGTGGAAAAATATCCTATCGTTTCTTTAGAAGATGGACTTGATGAAGAAGATTGGGAAGGCTGGAAAAAATTGACAGCTGCCATTGGCGATAAAGTTCAACTTGTTGGCGATGATTTATTTGTGACGAATACTGAAAGATTAGCTAGAGGTATCAAAGAAGGTTGCGGTAATTCCATTTTGATTAAATTAAATCAGATTGGATCTATTTCAGAAACGTTAGAAGCTATTAAGATGGCACATAAAGCAGGCTATACGGCTGTAACTTCCCATCGTTCTGGTGAAACAGAAGATACAACGATAGCAGATTTAGCCGTTGCACTTAACACTTGTCAAATTAAAACAGGTGCTCCGAGTAGAAGTGAACGTGTAGCGAAATATAATCAGCTTTTACGCATTGAAGAAGCATTAGGCGAAGCTGCTGTATATCCTGGTTTTGGTGCATATAATCAAAAACATTAA
- the csaB gene encoding polysaccharide pyruvyl transferase CsaB, which produces MSNIVISGYYGSKNAGDEAMLSAMLEIFSELDPKLNITVISSDPDYTKIRHGVNAVNWLNVIDILKVLYKADLLISGGGSLLQNVTSGRSLYYYMGILFLAKLVRTPIMLYAQGIGPIYGRFARRLMRWFGNHSSLITVRDEDSLKELAMLKIIKPPIKATADPVLAIKPVDKQAGKNIFLKAHVDISKPIIGISVREWRDWTHYKEIIAQAADCATEEFNAQIVFMPMQYPEDVKAAKQIAAKMKNPVYILKEDFTTAQLMSLVGNMDLMIGIRLHALIFAGVMGTPMIGISYDPKIDRFLKSIDEEVAGDLQNITVDALMEQIRQKWHYKECYRQANLKRMKNLRILAKSNAEMALDFINRQK; this is translated from the coding sequence ATGAGTAATATTGTAATTTCCGGGTATTACGGTTCTAAAAATGCAGGAGATGAAGCAATGCTCTCTGCAATGTTAGAAATATTCTCGGAGCTTGACCCAAAACTGAATATTACCGTTATTTCATCTGACCCGGATTACACTAAAATCCGTCATGGCGTAAATGCTGTCAATTGGCTCAATGTCATCGATATCTTAAAAGTATTGTACAAAGCTGATTTACTGATAAGTGGTGGTGGCAGTTTATTACAGAATGTAACAAGCGGTCGTAGCTTATATTATTATATGGGTATATTATTTCTGGCTAAACTTGTGCGTACTCCAATAATGCTGTACGCACAGGGCATTGGCCCTATATATGGCAGATTTGCCCGTCGTTTAATGCGCTGGTTCGGCAATCATAGCAGTTTAATCACAGTACGCGATGAAGACTCTTTAAAAGAGCTTGCCATGCTAAAAATTATCAAACCACCTATAAAAGCAACAGCCGACCCTGTACTTGCGATAAAACCAGTAGACAAACAAGCAGGAAAAAATATTTTTCTCAAAGCGCATGTAGATATCTCCAAACCAATAATCGGGATATCCGTACGCGAATGGCGTGATTGGACTCATTATAAAGAAATTATTGCACAAGCTGCTGATTGTGCTACAGAAGAATTTAATGCTCAAATTGTATTCATGCCAATGCAATATCCAGAAGATGTAAAAGCGGCTAAACAAATTGCTGCTAAAATGAAAAATCCCGTTTATATTTTAAAAGAGGATTTTACTACAGCTCAGCTCATGTCATTAGTAGGCAATATGGACTTAATGATAGGTATTAGACTGCATGCACTTATATTTGCTGGTGTTATGGGAACGCCAATGATTGGTATTTCCTATGACCCTAAAATTGACAGATTTTTAAAATCCATTGATGAAGAAGTTGCTGGCGATTTACAAAATATAACAGTAGATGCCTTGATGGAGCAAATTCGTCAAAAATGGCACTACAAAGAATGCTATCGCCAAGCTAATTTAAAACGTATGAAAAATTTACGTATATTAGCAAAATCTAACGCTGAAATGGCTTTGGATTTCATTAACAGACAAAAATAA
- a CDS encoding DUF5693 family protein — MTKFNYNRLLIVCIIIGLIAAIVVNVQRYNVEQSNKTVDLAIDYEDMLKLAQMEGLPVEEVLSRAKEAGITSLAVYETTFEKLNKSGKTIAIPGSQLLENYYSGTMSDPAWRALVSNGTIKGDESYVVGNDLQTYTEVKADLIRRLGEDRVTVLHAGGQEFLAVKANHTELLKMNLGMPTDEMKAVNDAGFYVLARPSNYKNVTDDDIDAVFKRLDGINVSEIVFSGSETLGGLHNTARTIEQMKERGIALGAIEHVTQLQFYPQDGLYDIIRGLDYNVARLYAIPKDEQPKLKMDVAVERWANTDQERNIRINLMRIYEKPVDDLSLLDTNMQYISLTKDKLIEKGFTIDKASCFEPYFGNKVLQILMLLGVCAAGVLYISLVFPKVPNKNLYALLGVCFVACLIFIFLGKGSLIRVAGALAAANIFPTLAMISQLDVIRKNRLIGKLKFTALLLKSVKAIVCASIISLMGAMFLSGILSDVEFFLEMNIFRGIKLTFVLPLILVALAFMQRFDIFGEKLLNPPNIKVQIKRILNMNVSVKVLAGFVVALIAAVIFIGRSGHTAGVPVPGIELKLRAFLEQAFYARPRSKELFIGHPAFILMMMAWYRKWPSAVFFILTIIATIGQGSMVETFAHMRTPVFMSLVRGIDGVIWGCILGCIIMGALYLWQYFTSSTDRSKSLNE; from the coding sequence ATGACAAAGTTTAACTATAACCGTTTGTTAATCGTTTGCATAATAATTGGCCTAATAGCTGCTATTGTAGTAAATGTTCAGCGTTACAATGTTGAACAATCTAATAAAACTGTTGATTTAGCTATTGACTATGAAGATATGTTGAAATTGGCGCAAATGGAAGGTTTACCTGTAGAAGAAGTGCTTTCTCGTGCCAAAGAAGCAGGCATAACTTCATTAGCAGTATATGAAACGACTTTTGAAAAATTAAATAAAAGCGGTAAAACTATAGCTATTCCAGGCAGTCAACTATTAGAAAACTATTATAGTGGCACAATGAGTGACCCTGCTTGGCGCGCTTTGGTATCTAACGGCACGATTAAAGGCGACGAATCCTATGTAGTAGGTAATGACTTACAGACATACACAGAAGTAAAAGCAGATTTAATCCGCAGATTGGGTGAAGACCGTGTAACTGTTCTTCATGCGGGCGGTCAAGAATTTTTAGCAGTTAAAGCCAATCATACTGAACTGTTAAAAATGAATTTAGGTATGCCTACTGATGAAATGAAAGCCGTTAATGATGCGGGCTTTTATGTATTAGCTCGTCCAAGTAATTACAAAAATGTAACTGATGACGATATCGATGCTGTTTTTAAACGCTTAGACGGCATCAATGTATCTGAAATCGTATTTTCTGGCTCAGAAACATTGGGTGGCTTACACAATACAGCTCGCACTATCGAACAGATGAAAGAACGCGGTATTGCACTCGGTGCGATTGAACACGTAACACAGCTACAATTTTATCCACAAGATGGCTTATACGATATAATCCGTGGACTTGATTACAATGTAGCGCGTCTTTATGCCATTCCAAAAGATGAACAGCCAAAATTAAAGATGGATGTTGCTGTTGAACGTTGGGCAAACACTGACCAAGAACGCAATATCCGCATAAACTTAATGCGTATCTATGAAAAACCAGTCGATGATTTATCTTTATTAGATACGAATATGCAGTATATTTCCTTGACAAAAGATAAATTAATCGAAAAAGGCTTTACTATTGATAAAGCCAGCTGTTTTGAACCATACTTTGGCAACAAAGTTCTTCAAATCTTAATGCTCTTAGGCGTTTGCGCTGCGGGTGTTTTATACATTTCACTCGTATTCCCTAAAGTACCAAACAAAAATCTTTATGCATTGCTTGGTGTATGCTTTGTAGCTTGTTTGATATTTATCTTCCTAGGTAAAGGCTCTTTAATACGTGTAGCAGGAGCATTAGCAGCTGCCAATATCTTCCCAACTTTGGCTATGATTAGCCAACTTGATGTAATTCGCAAAAATCGCTTAATCGGTAAATTGAAATTTACTGCATTACTGCTCAAATCCGTAAAAGCCATAGTTTGTGCTTCTATTATTTCTTTAATGGGCGCAATGTTCTTATCAGGTATTTTATCTGATGTAGAATTCTTCTTGGAAATGAATATATTCCGTGGCATAAAACTCACTTTTGTTTTACCGTTAATTTTAGTAGCACTTGCCTTCATGCAACGCTTTGATATTTTCGGTGAAAAATTATTAAATCCGCCAAACATTAAAGTACAGATAAAGCGCATTTTAAATATGAATGTTTCTGTAAAAGTTTTGGCAGGTTTCGTTGTAGCATTGATTGCTGCTGTAATTTTTATCGGCCGTTCCGGTCATACAGCAGGTGTTCCAGTTCCTGGTATCGAACTTAAATTAAGAGCTTTCTTAGAACAAGCTTTTTATGCTCGTCCACGTTCTAAAGAACTCTTTATCGGTCACCCTGCTTTTATTCTCATGATGATGGCTTGGTATCGTAAATGGCCATCAGCTGTATTTTTCATTTTAACTATAATCGCTACTATTGGACAGGGTTCAATGGTTGAAACCTTCGCCCATATGCGTACGCCTGTATTTATGTCCTTGGTGCGTGGTATTGATGGCGTTATCTGGGGATGTATTTTAGGCTGTATTATCATGGGTGCTCTGTACTTATGGCAATATTTTACATCTTCGACAGACAGGAGCAAATCTTTGAATGAGTAA
- a CDS encoding DUF2993 domain-containing protein, with the protein MRKLLITIVIVLVLLFGGTVFFLPSLINSQISSKLQQNIHAENITSSVETSPNFMFLFGQVDTLKISADNIDLDKVKLNNLTLSGQDIQISISDLLLARHLVVNSAQNLTVTGTMDEANLTRFLNEKVENISDIQAKIAPDGIEATGKVSFLGREATVHVKGHVLIEGNDLVFRITDADTQSSLFGKIGLSFTKDIPIVQATSLPFEGMQFTNVEQQNGQVLIVATINK; encoded by the coding sequence TTGCGCAAATTATTAATAACTATTGTCATTGTCCTTGTTCTCCTTTTCGGTGGCACAGTATTTTTCTTGCCATCACTTATCAACAGTCAGATATCTTCAAAATTACAGCAAAATATCCATGCTGAGAATATAACATCTTCTGTTGAAACCTCACCTAATTTCATGTTTTTATTCGGACAAGTTGATACGCTGAAAATTTCAGCTGACAATATTGATTTAGATAAAGTCAAATTAAACAATCTGACTTTGAGTGGTCAAGATATACAAATCAGTATATCAGATTTACTTTTAGCTCGTCATCTCGTAGTAAATTCTGCCCAAAATCTCACAGTAACTGGCACTATGGACGAAGCTAATTTAACTCGTTTCTTAAATGAAAAAGTAGAAAATATCTCTGATATACAAGCAAAAATTGCGCCTGATGGCATAGAAGCCACTGGCAAGGTTTCATTTTTAGGTAGAGAAGCTACTGTTCATGTAAAAGGACATGTTCTTATTGAAGGCAATGATTTAGTATTCCGCATCACAGATGCAGATACACAAAGCAGTTTATTTGGCAAAATCGGTTTGAGCTTTACAAAAGACATTCCAATTGTTCAAGCTACTTCATTGCCATTTGAAGGAATGCAATTTACTAATGTAGAACAGCAAAATGGTCAAGTGCTTATTGTAGCAACTATCAATAAGTAA
- the prfB gene encoding peptide chain release factor 2 (programmed frameshift): MLEDLRTTIVAIEKKLNEMGDSLDIARKEEKIAELEYKMGEPTFWDNPEQAQKITQELNDVKAGVDKYKHILNKFEDMQVLWEMGMEDKDESVLDDVENEIKEINNEMEQLELELLLSDRYDANNAILTLHAGAGGTEAQDWTQMLLRMYGRWAERNGFSVETVDLLPGDEAGVKSVTLMIKGHNAYGYLKSEKGVHRLVRISPFDANSRRHTSFSACDVMPEIDDDVEVDINMADVRVDTYRASGAGGQHINKTDSAVRMTHIPTGVVAQCQSERSQLQNREQCLRLLRARLFELEQQKKEKELAALEGDQQKIEWGSQIRSYVFHPYNLVKDHRTNTETSDTQGVMDGDINRFIEAYLHAKANHQI, from the exons ATGCTCGAAGACTTACGTACTACAATTGTAGCCATAGAGAAAAAGCTAAATGAAATGGGGGATTCACTT GACATCGCTCGCAAAGAAGAAAAAATTGCTGAGCTAGAATATAAAATGGGTGAGCCTACATTCTGGGATAATCCAGAACAGGCACAAAAAATAACCCAGGAATTAAACGATGTCAAAGCTGGTGTAGATAAATACAAGCACATTCTCAATAAATTCGAAGATATGCAAGTCCTTTGGGAAATGGGCATGGAAGACAAGGACGAATCTGTTCTTGATGATGTTGAAAATGAAATAAAAGAAATCAACAATGAAATGGAACAGTTAGAACTTGAATTGCTTTTATCTGATAGATATGATGCCAACAACGCAATTTTAACACTTCATGCTGGTGCAGGCGGAACAGAAGCACAAGACTGGACACAAATGCTACTACGCATGTACGGTCGTTGGGCAGAACGCAATGGTTTTTCTGTTGAAACAGTTGACCTTTTACCAGGTGATGAAGCTGGCGTAAAATCCGTTACTCTCATGATAAAAGGCCATAATGCTTACGGTTATTTAAAATCTGAAAAAGGCGTACACCGTCTTGTTCGTATTTCTCCATTTGATGCTAACTCTCGCCGTCATACATCATTTTCTGCTTGCGATGTAATGCCAGAAATCGATGATGATGTAGAAGTAGATATCAATATGGCTGATGTTCGTGTTGATACTTACCGTGCCAGCGGTGCCGGCGGTCAGCACATCAATAAAACAGACTCCGCAGTACGTATGACACATATACCAACAGGTGTTGTTGCACAGTGCCAAAGCGAACGTTCTCAGCTTCAAAACCGTGAACAGTGCTTGCGCTTATTACGTGCTCGTTTATTTGAATTAGAACAACAGAAAAAAGAAAAAGAATTAGCTGCACTTGAAGGTGACCAGCAAAAAATCGAATGGGGTAGCCAAATTCGCTCCTATGTATTCCATCCATACAACTTAGTAAAAGACCATCGTACTAATACAGAAACGAGTGATACGCAAGGCGTAATGGATGGCGATATCAATAGATTTATTGAAGCTTATCTCCATGCAAAAGCAAACCATCAAATTTAA